A section of the Pithys albifrons albifrons isolate INPA30051 chromosome 4, PitAlb_v1, whole genome shotgun sequence genome encodes:
- the LOC139671523 gene encoding epidermal retinol dehydrogenase 2-like, with product MFNFRWFQKLLQYLKFFIYLLIENLICLCPLRRRNFSSEIVLITGSANGIGRQIALKFAPLGVTLVLWDIDDEGNKETCRLAEQNGANRVFVYHCDISNREDIYETAEKVKKEVGDVTILVNNAGILIGKKFRDLSDEDFEKTFRTNFFSQVWTCKAFLPAMMACNRGHLVSTSSAAGLLGLYRGTDYCASKYALIGLMEGINSEMYHAGKHGIKTTIICPYFVNTALSKGFQSAKPLLLPVYDPEYVACRILDAIKKEKFYLVMPPTLRLLGFKLLVPRKVILLFESYIKFAESMDKAYGRKKKD from the exons ATGTTCAACTTCAGATGGTTCCAGAAGTTACTACAGTatctgaaatttttcatttatttattaatcGAGAACCTCATCTGTTTATGTCCTCTACgtagaagaaatttttcttctgaaatagtTCTTATTACTGGCTCTGCAAATGGGATTGGAAGGCAGATTGCCTTAAAATTTGCTCCTTTGGGAGTAACTTTGGTTCTTTGGGACATTGATGATGAAGGTAACAAAGAAACGTGCCGATTAGCCGAACAAAATGGAGCTAACCGGGTGTTTGTCTATCATTGTGACATCAGCAATAGGGAGGATATCtatgaaacagcagaaaag GTTAAAAAAGAAGTTGGGGATGTTACTATTCTAGTCAACAATGCTGGCATATTGATTGGGAAGAAGTTCCGTGACCTTTCAGATGAAGATTTTGAAAAGACCTTTAGAACCAACTTCTTCTCTCAAGTCTGG ACTTGCAAGGCCTTTCTTCCAGCCATGATGGCCTGTAACCGTGGGCACCTGGTTAGCACATCCAGTGCAGCTGGATTACTGGGACTCTACAGAGGGACAG ATTATTGTGCAAGCAAGTATGCACTCATTGGATTGATGGAAGGCATAAATTCAGAAATGTATCATGCAGGAAAACATGGCATTAAAACCACAATCATTTGCCCTTATTTTGTTAATACTGCATTAAGTAAAGGTTTCCAAAGCGC AAAACCCCTTTTGCTTCCTGTTTATGATCCAGAGTATGTAGCCTGCAGGATCTTGGATgcaattaaaaaggaaaagttttacCTAGTCATGCCTCCAACTCTACGCTTACTTGGTTTCAAACT TCTTGTTCCTAGAAAAGTGATACTACTCTTTGAATCTTACATCAAGTTCGCTGAGAGCATGGATAAAGCCTATGGTCGGAAGAAAAAAGATTGA